The following coding sequences are from one Arthrobacter sp. 24S4-2 window:
- a CDS encoding DUF6807 family protein, which produces MTADTFSSAATSQRHRTSTGARDHGLPPRVALVGAHGYGARHLENLARLAALNLVELVSVADPRPPAEGTLPAGAATFPSLAELLAAGPAPDVVILATPIQTHAPLALAAIAAGADVYVEKPPMASLAQFHTVLDEAEARGRLVQVGFQSLGSDALPALDRLVASGAIGEVRGVSAVGTWVRTRGYFKRSGWAGKRSLDGTDVVDGVATNALAHAVATGLRIAGAALDDDVVSVETDLYRAQATESDDTSVIRVRTTGGRVLLCALTLCADEQTAPSVIVHGTLGRAEFFYTEDRLAITTPDGERTETFGRSDLLENLLAARRSPGRGHELLSPLVRNGAFMKVLEAIRTAEPPRAIGAGHVTWKGDGDDAHPVVRGIGQLVRRAAAAQATFAELGAPWARDLYAAGPQPAFTVHGRAVTRASDGCRVTPTSSPRPYLHPVSTLAGTVVTDHMPEDHVWHLGVGVAIQDVDGVNFWGGRTFTRDAGAYIWRGDHGRIVTLAVESSAAESGAAAETGEAGGNSGGWRTESLSWLAPGGSSGFGGSPAPGDSSEPATPLLSERRKWTWAAVDPATWRLTLDFELTPSGPDPVSLGSPGSNGRPQGGYGGFFWRLPRVEAARVWTATAEGEDAVHGTLPTSAAPWLAFSGNFGSEDGDFGNAERNAGPATVVFLPVNPDPWFVRMAGYPGVGLSLAWEHAATTSLADPLRRTVTVLVADGLLCTRDIQQLINTLGESK; this is translated from the coding sequence ATGACAGCCGACACGTTCAGCTCCGCGGCTACCAGCCAGCGTCACCGGACATCAACCGGGGCAAGGGATCACGGCCTCCCTCCGCGGGTCGCCCTTGTCGGCGCGCATGGCTACGGGGCGCGGCACCTGGAAAACCTGGCCCGTCTTGCCGCACTCAACCTCGTGGAGCTGGTGTCGGTGGCGGACCCGCGGCCGCCGGCGGAAGGGACCTTGCCGGCAGGAGCTGCTACGTTCCCGTCCCTGGCGGAGCTCCTTGCCGCCGGGCCGGCCCCGGATGTGGTCATCCTCGCTACCCCGATCCAGACCCATGCGCCGCTGGCCCTTGCTGCAATCGCCGCCGGGGCTGACGTGTACGTGGAGAAGCCACCCATGGCGTCCCTGGCCCAGTTCCACACCGTGCTCGACGAAGCCGAAGCAAGAGGACGGCTGGTCCAGGTGGGGTTCCAGAGTCTCGGCTCGGATGCGCTGCCCGCCCTGGACCGGCTGGTGGCGTCCGGCGCAATCGGCGAGGTCCGCGGCGTCAGCGCCGTCGGCACCTGGGTGCGGACCAGGGGCTACTTCAAACGCTCCGGCTGGGCGGGCAAACGCAGCCTGGACGGCACGGACGTGGTGGACGGCGTCGCCACCAATGCCCTGGCGCACGCCGTGGCCACCGGGCTCAGAATCGCCGGCGCGGCATTGGACGACGACGTCGTCTCCGTTGAGACGGACCTGTACCGGGCGCAGGCAACCGAAAGCGACGACACCTCCGTAATCCGGGTGCGCACCACCGGCGGCAGGGTCCTGCTGTGCGCGCTGACCCTGTGTGCCGACGAACAGACGGCACCATCAGTCATTGTGCACGGCACGCTCGGGCGGGCCGAATTCTTCTACACCGAGGACCGGCTGGCCATCACCACGCCCGACGGCGAGCGCACCGAAACCTTCGGCCGCTCGGACCTGCTGGAGAACCTCCTGGCTGCCCGCAGGTCCCCGGGCAGAGGGCACGAACTGCTGAGCCCGCTGGTTCGCAACGGGGCCTTCATGAAAGTGCTGGAAGCGATCCGGACGGCGGAGCCTCCCCGCGCTATCGGCGCCGGGCACGTGACATGGAAGGGCGACGGCGACGACGCCCACCCTGTTGTCCGCGGCATCGGTCAGCTGGTGCGCAGGGCCGCTGCGGCGCAGGCAACCTTCGCCGAGCTCGGCGCACCCTGGGCCCGGGACCTGTACGCGGCCGGGCCGCAGCCTGCGTTCACGGTACACGGCCGGGCGGTGACACGGGCCTCCGACGGCTGCCGCGTCACGCCCACGTCGTCACCCCGCCCGTACCTCCATCCCGTCAGCACCCTGGCCGGCACCGTGGTCACGGACCACATGCCCGAAGACCACGTGTGGCACCTCGGCGTGGGGGTGGCCATACAGGACGTGGACGGTGTGAACTTCTGGGGCGGGCGCACCTTCACCCGCGATGCCGGCGCCTACATCTGGCGCGGGGACCACGGCCGGATCGTCACCCTGGCGGTGGAATCAAGTGCGGCGGAATCGGGCGCTGCGGCGGAAACCGGGGAGGCTGGCGGCAACAGCGGCGGTTGGCGGACTGAAAGCCTCAGCTGGCTGGCACCCGGCGGCTCCAGCGGGTTCGGCGGCTCCCCTGCACCCGGCGACTCCAGCGAACCCGCCACTCCCCTGCTCAGCGAACGGCGGAAGTGGACGTGGGCCGCCGTCGATCCCGCGACCTGGCGGCTGACGCTCGATTTCGAACTCACCCCCTCCGGACCGGACCCGGTCAGCCTGGGCAGCCCCGGCTCCAACGGCCGGCCACAGGGCGGCTACGGGGGCTTCTTCTGGCGCCTGCCGCGGGTCGAAGCGGCGAGGGTTTGGACGGCCACCGCGGAAGGCGAAGACGCCGTGCATGGCACCCTCCCCACATCCGCTGCCCCCTGGCTGGCGTTCTCCGGCAACTTCGGCAGCGAAGACGGCGACTTCGGAAACGCGGAACGCAACGCCGGGCCGGCCACCGTGGTCTTCCTGCCCGTCAATCCCGATCCCTGGTTCGTCCGCATGGCGGGGTATCCCGGCGTCGGCCTGTCCCTGGCCTGGGAGCATGCGGCGACAACCAGCCTCGCGGACCCGCTGCGCCGAACAGTCACGGTGCTGGTGGCCGACGGTCTCCTGTGCACCCGCGACATCCAACAGCTCATCAATACATTGGGGGAATCCAAATGA
- a CDS encoding Xaa-Pro peptidase family protein, protein MNTTASTDPAWGDTGTATAVTATAVTTTAARESPPPGNPADRSIKRQRLLDILNASGRDSLLLTSNTALTWYLDGSRVHISLAGDPIAAMLVDRHGDHLVTFNNEAARIAAEELPDGVALHSVPWHGQLHAAAAMLAPGGSPLAESDVTAELRAARQRFLPRESARYARLCADAAAAMTDVLSEATPETTEFGVASALAARIVAMGAEPLVLLCSGAGRSGFRHPLPTHAPIGRRAMAVVCARRNGLVANVTRWVRFDAGIAAELEAEARIAAVEADIFDATVPGARLNGVFTEIQEAYLRHGFGADQWTLHHQGGPAGYAGRDPRTTHGTSDEVVLNQTFTWNPSGPGVKIEDTVQLTESGITVLSMDPRWPTVSVNGLQRPVTLQL, encoded by the coding sequence ATGAACACCACCGCCAGCACGGATCCGGCCTGGGGCGACACCGGCACCGCAACTGCGGTCACCGCAACTGCCGTCACCACGACAGCCGCACGCGAATCTCCCCCGCCCGGCAACCCGGCAGACCGCTCCATAAAGAGGCAACGGCTGCTGGACATCCTGAACGCCTCCGGCCGGGACTCGCTCCTGCTCACGAGCAACACCGCATTGACCTGGTACCTGGACGGGAGCCGGGTCCACATCAGCCTCGCCGGTGACCCCATCGCGGCGATGCTGGTGGACCGCCACGGCGACCATCTGGTCACCTTCAACAACGAGGCTGCCCGGATTGCCGCGGAGGAACTGCCCGACGGCGTCGCCCTCCACTCGGTGCCCTGGCACGGCCAGTTGCATGCCGCCGCAGCCATGCTCGCCCCCGGCGGCAGCCCGCTCGCCGAGTCCGACGTCACCGCTGAGCTGAGGGCGGCCCGGCAACGGTTCCTGCCCCGGGAAAGCGCCCGGTATGCGCGGCTCTGTGCCGATGCCGCCGCGGCAATGACGGATGTGCTGTCCGAGGCGACGCCCGAGACCACGGAGTTTGGCGTGGCCTCTGCCCTGGCTGCGCGGATCGTCGCCATGGGAGCAGAGCCGCTGGTGCTGCTCTGCAGCGGTGCCGGCCGCAGCGGATTCCGGCACCCGCTGCCCACGCACGCGCCGATCGGACGGCGTGCCATGGCCGTTGTGTGCGCCCGGCGGAACGGGCTGGTGGCCAACGTGACCCGCTGGGTGCGGTTCGACGCAGGAATCGCTGCGGAGCTCGAGGCCGAAGCCCGGATAGCCGCAGTGGAGGCGGACATCTTCGACGCCACCGTCCCGGGTGCCCGGCTGAACGGCGTCTTCACCGAAATCCAGGAAGCATACCTCCGGCACGGCTTCGGTGCGGACCAGTGGACGCTGCACCACCAGGGCGGCCCGGCCGGCTACGCAGGCCGGGACCCCCGCACAACGCACGGCACCAGCGACGAAGTGGTCCTCAACCAGACGTTCACCTGGAACCCGTCTGGTCCGGGAGTGAAGATCGAGGATACGGTACAGCTGACAGAGTCGGGGATCACCGTCCTCAGCATGGATCCCCGCTGGCCAACCGTGTCCGTGAACGGACTCCAGCGTCCCGTGACACTGCAGCTCTGA
- a CDS encoding 5-dehydro-4-deoxyglucarate dehydratase — MKFDGVLFFPVTPFTPEGHVDVDILKEHITSRLPYGPGGVFPACGTGEFHALSIEEVRTVVTAAVEAVAGQIPVVAGAGGPLGHALAAARVAEEAGADALLVLPPYLVTGPTDGLVAYIEAVAAASSLPVIVYHRGNAKYTAASMTRLAANPKVIGFKDGLGDVGLAQEIVSAIKATGREDFLLFNGLLTAELTQGAYRGLGIPLYSSAAFAMAPEIAKAYYDAYISGDEDRRHALLEGFYAPLVRLRDQTPGFGVSLIKAGLRLAGLPVGSVRAPLVDPTEEQLVQLKSILAKGYELAGR; from the coding sequence ATGAAATTCGACGGCGTACTGTTCTTCCCCGTCACACCCTTCACCCCGGAAGGGCACGTGGATGTGGACATCCTCAAGGAACACATCACCTCCCGACTGCCATACGGCCCGGGCGGGGTGTTCCCCGCCTGCGGCACCGGCGAATTCCATGCGCTCAGCATTGAAGAGGTGCGCACCGTGGTGACTGCCGCCGTCGAGGCCGTAGCGGGTCAGATTCCGGTTGTTGCCGGTGCCGGCGGACCGCTGGGCCACGCGCTCGCCGCCGCCCGGGTGGCCGAGGAAGCCGGGGCGGACGCCCTCCTGGTCCTGCCGCCGTACCTCGTAACCGGCCCCACCGATGGCCTCGTGGCCTACATCGAGGCGGTGGCCGCGGCCAGCAGCCTGCCTGTGATCGTCTACCACCGCGGCAACGCCAAGTACACGGCCGCTTCCATGACCCGTCTGGCGGCCAACCCCAAGGTGATCGGCTTCAAGGACGGTCTGGGCGACGTTGGCCTGGCCCAGGAAATCGTCAGCGCCATCAAAGCCACCGGCCGCGAAGACTTCCTGCTCTTCAACGGCCTGCTCACCGCGGAACTGACCCAGGGCGCCTACCGAGGCCTCGGCATCCCGCTCTACTCCTCGGCCGCGTTCGCCATGGCACCGGAAATCGCCAAGGCCTACTACGACGCCTACATCTCCGGAGATGAGGACCGCCGGCACGCCCTGCTGGAAGGCTTCTACGCACCGCTGGTCCGCCTCCGCGACCAGACCCCCGGGTTTGGCGTCTCCCTGATCAAGGCCGGGCTGCGACTGGCGGGCCTGCCGGTTGGTTCGGTCCGCGCCCCGCTGGTTGACCCCACCGAGGAACAGCTGGTCCAGCTCAAGTCCATCCTGGCCAAGGGCTACGAGCTGGCCGGCCGCTAG
- a CDS encoding aldehyde dehydrogenase (NADP(+)), translating into MTIATLELTALTAAATKAAKAAAAASDVERAAWLNAVADALDANVTEVVAIADSETRLGAARLTGEVARTTGQLRLFAGVITEGSYLEAVIDHADPSATPPKPDLRRLLKPIGPVAVFSASNFPFAFSVAGGDTASALAVGCSVIVKAHSGHLRLSERTAEIVTEALTAAGAPAGIFALVSGRDAGTALVQDPAIKAVGFTGSIPGGRALFDLAVSRPEPIPFYGELGSLNPVVITAEALKARAGELAAGLAGSFTLGAGQFCTKPGLAFIPAGTDFPALLAEAAKDKAPAPMLTERISDAYPDGLRAVAALRTAAGQPAVDVVSGSVDQDATLNGAAPVIFTSTAANVLESPDQLLEECFGPTTLLIECSGADELSEALALVPGSLTATVHAQPGEDVTALVEQLSGLAGRVLFDGWPTGVAVNWAQQHGGPYPATTSLFTSVGATAVRRFQRPVAYQDAPETVLHPALREANPLGIPRRVDGVLVLP; encoded by the coding sequence GTGACCATAGCAACCCTTGAGCTCACCGCCCTTACCGCCGCCGCTACCAAGGCGGCCAAAGCCGCTGCAGCCGCGTCCGACGTCGAACGGGCCGCCTGGCTGAACGCCGTCGCCGATGCGCTGGACGCCAACGTGACGGAAGTGGTGGCCATCGCCGATTCGGAAACCCGGCTGGGTGCCGCACGGCTCACCGGCGAGGTAGCCCGCACCACCGGACAGCTGCGGCTCTTCGCCGGGGTGATTACCGAAGGCTCCTACCTTGAAGCGGTCATCGACCACGCCGATCCGTCCGCGACTCCGCCGAAACCTGACCTGCGGCGGCTGTTGAAGCCGATCGGGCCGGTGGCGGTGTTCTCGGCGTCGAACTTCCCGTTCGCTTTCTCGGTGGCCGGCGGCGACACAGCGTCGGCGCTCGCCGTCGGCTGTTCCGTCATTGTGAAGGCGCACTCCGGCCACCTCCGCCTGTCCGAGCGGACGGCGGAAATCGTCACCGAGGCACTGACCGCTGCCGGTGCACCGGCGGGCATCTTCGCCCTGGTCAGCGGCCGGGATGCCGGTACCGCACTGGTGCAGGATCCCGCCATCAAGGCCGTGGGCTTCACCGGGTCAATTCCCGGCGGCCGGGCACTGTTCGACCTCGCCGTGTCCCGGCCCGAGCCCATTCCGTTCTACGGCGAACTGGGCAGCCTCAACCCCGTAGTGATCACTGCCGAGGCGTTGAAGGCCCGTGCCGGCGAGCTGGCCGCAGGCCTCGCGGGGTCCTTCACCCTGGGCGCCGGGCAGTTCTGCACCAAGCCGGGGCTGGCCTTCATCCCGGCCGGCACCGACTTCCCGGCACTGCTGGCCGAAGCCGCCAAGGACAAGGCCCCGGCCCCCATGCTGACCGAGCGCATTTCCGATGCGTACCCGGACGGACTACGGGCGGTGGCTGCACTGCGTACGGCGGCGGGACAGCCTGCCGTCGACGTTGTCAGCGGTTCGGTTGACCAGGACGCCACGCTGAACGGAGCGGCGCCGGTGATCTTCACGTCGACCGCCGCCAACGTGCTGGAGAGCCCGGACCAGCTGCTGGAGGAGTGCTTCGGCCCCACCACACTGCTGATCGAGTGCTCGGGAGCGGACGAGCTGAGCGAGGCGCTTGCCCTGGTGCCCGGCAGCCTGACGGCCACCGTCCATGCCCAGCCGGGCGAGGACGTGACCGCGCTGGTGGAGCAGCTGTCCGGCCTGGCCGGACGCGTGCTGTTCGACGGCTGGCCCACGGGTGTTGCCGTGAACTGGGCCCAGCAGCACGGCGGCCCGTACCCGGCCACCACCTCACTGTTCACCTCGGTGGGGGCGACGGCGGTGCGGCGCTTCCAGCGGCCAGTCGCCTACCAGGACGCTCCCGAAACGGTGCTGCACCCGGCGCTGCGGGAGGCCAACCCGCTGGGCATCCCGCGCCGCGTTGACGGCGTGCTGGTGCTGCCCTAG
- a CDS encoding mandelate racemase/muconate lactonizing enzyme family protein, protein MGSPIAEERTLPRITGLSSRILTVPLLRSWGAEAPENHVIVTEIQTDDGGTGHGFSWTPTIGPQAVRALLDFDVAPFITGLDANPEGVWDQLWKRLHEAGGGGLTTIAMAGVDLALWDLQARRAGTSVTGLLGQRQDSVEVYGSGVNLHYSLEELVAQAERWVAAGHNAVKIKVGKPDIREDAERVAAVRKVLGPYRKLMIDANQRWDLPATFRALEVLGEFGLEWLEEPLRADDLWAYRRLRQQSPVPIALGENLHNIYRFRDFIEAGAVDIIQPNIIRVGGITPFRRIVELARTHSIRVLPHLLPELSGQLALTMAEPTLVEDVEDASFEQLGVLDAPSPVQVRDSRLTLTDRPGLGFAFRGPSSDHQNRNSL, encoded by the coding sequence GTGGGTTCGCCAATTGCCGAAGAGCGGACGCTGCCCCGGATCACCGGACTTTCCAGCCGCATCCTCACGGTTCCGCTGCTGCGGAGCTGGGGTGCGGAGGCACCGGAAAACCATGTGATCGTCACCGAAATACAAACGGACGACGGCGGCACCGGCCACGGTTTCTCCTGGACCCCCACCATCGGTCCGCAGGCGGTCAGGGCGCTCCTGGATTTCGACGTCGCGCCTTTCATCACCGGGCTCGACGCGAACCCCGAGGGAGTGTGGGACCAGCTGTGGAAGCGCCTGCACGAGGCCGGCGGCGGGGGGCTCACCACTATCGCCATGGCCGGTGTGGACCTTGCGCTGTGGGACCTGCAGGCCCGCCGCGCCGGGACCTCGGTGACCGGGCTGCTGGGACAGCGCCAGGATTCGGTGGAGGTGTACGGCTCCGGCGTGAACCTGCACTATTCCCTCGAGGAGCTGGTGGCGCAGGCGGAACGCTGGGTGGCGGCCGGGCACAACGCCGTCAAGATCAAGGTGGGCAAGCCGGACATCCGGGAGGACGCCGAACGCGTGGCTGCGGTCCGCAAGGTCCTGGGCCCGTACCGGAAACTCATGATCGACGCCAACCAGCGCTGGGACCTGCCCGCCACGTTCCGCGCCCTGGAGGTGCTGGGGGAGTTCGGCCTCGAATGGCTGGAGGAACCCCTCCGGGCGGACGACCTCTGGGCCTACCGCAGGCTGCGTCAACAATCTCCTGTGCCCATCGCGCTGGGCGAGAACCTGCACAACATCTACCGCTTCCGCGACTTCATCGAGGCGGGAGCAGTGGACATCATCCAGCCCAATATCATCCGCGTCGGCGGCATCACGCCCTTCCGCCGCATCGTGGAGCTGGCCCGCACTCACAGCATCAGGGTCCTGCCGCACCTGCTGCCGGAGCTCTCCGGCCAGCTCGCGCTGACCATGGCCGAACCCACGCTGGTGGAGGACGTCGAAGACGCCTCCTTTGAACAGCTCGGCGTGCTGGACGCGCCGTCACCGGTGCAGGTCCGCGACAGCCGGCTCACCCTCACGGACCGGCCAGGGCTGGGGTTCGCCTTCCGCGGGCCGTCCTCCGATCATCAGAACAGGAATTCACTGTGA
- a CDS encoding bifunctional SulP family inorganic anion transporter/carbonic anhydrase: MPKAPAMADPPTPADPAPTDTTPADQDGYAVRPGKPEPQGPKSLRTFLAAGLRWDVPASLVVFLVAVPLSLGIAAASGAPVMAGLIAAAVGGIVAGSLGGSPLQVSGPAAGLTVIVAGLIEQFGWPATCAITAGAGVLQALLGVAKVGRVALAIAPVVVHAMLAGIGITIVLQQVHVMLGAESASEAWENIMTMPGSVLAADIAAAALGTVVIALLLGWKYLPAAIRRIPGPLVAVIAATALSLPFNVDRVTFDGSLLGALSLPELPDGNWTAAAIGVVTIALIASVESLLSAVAVDKMHHGPRTNFNRELLGQGAANVTSGMLGGLPVTGVIVRSATNLEAGARTRKSAILHGIWVLVFSLLLAGLIQLIPQAVLAGLLIVIGSRLVRTADIRTARRTGDLTVYGVTLFCVVFVNLLAGVLTGLVLAVALVLWRVARASIHAEPLGTGDGDRWRVVIDGSCSFLSLPRLSTVLASVPAGSHVTVELEVDFLDHPVHDTLDAWRSRHVANGGTVAIEESGTATLHDAQAGPPSRGSSRSALRGGFAPWRSWQRRLLPGHAGAGPEVPAPLRSVLDGVDNYHRRNAHLVRPHVQELSSFQDPGTLFVACSDSRLVPNLITSSGPGDLFTVRNVGNVVGDDGRDASIEAALEFALDVLSVESIVVCGHSGCGAMTALWADPDASGEQGAIEIWLDHARPSLAAFRDGHPVQAAAADAGFGAVDQLAMVNVAVQLDRLRRHPGLQEALQAGRVHVAGLFYDIATARVLQVMPDGISHLDPLPQLAASS; the protein is encoded by the coding sequence ATGCCAAAAGCACCCGCCATGGCGGATCCGCCCACCCCGGCCGACCCCGCGCCGACTGACACCACCCCGGCCGACCAGGACGGCTACGCTGTCCGGCCCGGCAAGCCTGAACCGCAAGGTCCCAAATCCCTCAGGACGTTCCTGGCTGCCGGACTCCGCTGGGACGTGCCGGCTTCCCTGGTGGTGTTCCTTGTTGCCGTCCCGCTGTCCCTGGGAATCGCCGCAGCCTCCGGTGCCCCGGTCATGGCCGGCCTGATCGCGGCCGCCGTGGGCGGGATCGTGGCAGGCAGCCTCGGCGGTTCGCCCCTGCAGGTCAGCGGACCTGCAGCGGGCCTTACTGTCATCGTTGCCGGCTTGATCGAACAGTTCGGCTGGCCGGCTACGTGTGCCATCACGGCGGGGGCCGGGGTGCTCCAGGCGCTGCTGGGGGTGGCCAAGGTGGGGCGCGTCGCGCTGGCCATCGCGCCGGTGGTGGTGCATGCCATGCTCGCCGGCATCGGCATCACCATCGTGCTGCAGCAGGTGCACGTGATGCTGGGCGCAGAGTCTGCGAGCGAGGCCTGGGAGAACATCATGACCATGCCGGGCAGCGTATTAGCCGCGGACATCGCCGCAGCTGCCCTGGGCACGGTTGTCATTGCCCTGCTACTTGGGTGGAAGTACCTGCCCGCGGCAATCCGGCGGATTCCCGGGCCGCTGGTTGCCGTCATCGCTGCCACCGCACTGTCCCTGCCGTTCAACGTGGACAGGGTTACCTTCGACGGCTCCCTGCTTGGGGCGCTGTCCCTGCCTGAGCTTCCTGACGGGAACTGGACTGCCGCTGCCATCGGTGTGGTCACCATCGCGCTGATTGCCAGCGTGGAATCCCTGCTCTCCGCTGTCGCCGTTGACAAGATGCACCATGGCCCCCGAACGAATTTCAACCGCGAACTGCTGGGACAGGGCGCCGCCAACGTGACTTCCGGGATGCTGGGAGGACTCCCTGTCACCGGGGTTATTGTCCGGAGCGCCACCAACCTGGAGGCCGGCGCCCGGACCCGGAAATCGGCCATTCTCCACGGCATCTGGGTCCTGGTGTTCTCCCTGCTGCTGGCCGGCCTGATCCAGCTGATTCCCCAGGCTGTGCTGGCAGGGCTGCTGATTGTCATCGGCTCCCGCCTGGTCCGGACGGCCGATATCAGGACAGCCCGGCGGACGGGCGACCTGACGGTCTACGGCGTCACGCTGTTCTGCGTTGTGTTCGTCAACCTGCTTGCAGGAGTTCTGACCGGCCTCGTCCTGGCGGTCGCACTTGTCCTCTGGCGGGTCGCACGTGCCAGCATCCACGCGGAGCCGCTCGGCACCGGCGACGGCGACCGCTGGCGTGTGGTCATCGACGGATCGTGCAGCTTCCTGTCGCTCCCGCGCCTGAGCACGGTGCTGGCTTCGGTTCCGGCCGGATCGCACGTCACGGTTGAGCTGGAAGTGGACTTCCTGGACCATCCTGTCCATGACACCCTCGACGCCTGGCGCAGCAGGCACGTGGCCAATGGCGGCACTGTGGCCATCGAGGAAAGCGGCACCGCCACGCTTCACGACGCCCAGGCCGGTCCGCCGAGCCGCGGCAGCTCCCGCTCCGCGCTTCGCGGCGGTTTTGCCCCGTGGCGGAGCTGGCAGCGCCGCCTCCTGCCGGGGCACGCGGGTGCCGGCCCGGAGGTTCCGGCGCCGCTGCGTTCGGTGCTGGACGGTGTGGACAACTACCACCGGCGCAACGCCCACCTGGTGCGTCCCCATGTTCAGGAACTGTCGTCCTTCCAGGATCCGGGAACGCTCTTCGTGGCGTGCTCGGACTCCCGCCTTGTGCCGAACCTGATCACCAGCAGCGGACCCGGTGACCTTTTCACGGTCCGCAACGTGGGCAACGTGGTGGGCGACGACGGCCGGGACGCCTCCATTGAGGCCGCCCTTGAGTTTGCCCTCGACGTGCTGTCAGTGGAGTCCATTGTGGTCTGCGGGCACTCCGGCTGCGGGGCCATGACCGCTCTGTGGGCCGACCCGGACGCGTCCGGGGAGCAGGGCGCCATCGAGATCTGGCTGGACCACGCCAGGCCCAGCCTCGCCGCGTTCCGCGACGGGCATCCGGTTCAGGCGGCCGCGGCCGATGCTGGGTTCGGCGCCGTCGACCAGCTGGCAATGGTTAATGTGGCTGTCCAGCTGGACAGGCTCCGGCGCCACCCCGGCCTGCAGGAGGCGCTACAGGCAGGACGCGTGCACGTGGCCGGGCTCTTCTATGACATTGCCACCGCCCGGGTCCTTCAGGTCATGCCTGACGGCATCAGCCACCTCGACCCGCTGCCGCAGCTGGCCGCCAGCAGCTAG